In Lepus europaeus isolate LE1 chromosome 22, mLepTim1.pri, whole genome shotgun sequence, the following are encoded in one genomic region:
- the LOC133751509 gene encoding serpin A12-like → MNLTLSLGLFLAGVLSVKGFLKPSLHGQSFGSVSQAQGWRSKRIAQELARRNMDFGFKLLKKLASNNPGRNIFFSPLSVSTAFSMLCLGAQDSTLAEIKEGFNFREVPERDLHEGFHYLLGRLNQEKRDIKLRVGNSLFMDRRLQPQQKFLRETKNLYEAETVPTDFQNLELAQKQINEYVSEKTQGRISHLIRNIEPGTVMLLTNYIFFRARWLREFDPKATKQEDFTVSRNRSVQVPMMFRGGLYDVGRDEQLASTVLEMPYEGNITATFILPDEGKLKLLEEGLHVDIFAKWKKLMSRRVVDVSVPKLHIQGTYDLKKTLSHLGITKIFEEHGDLARIVPHHSLKVGQAVHKAELQMDEKGTEGAAGSGAETLPMETPLSVRMNHPFLMMIYEKVTPSMIFLARVADPSK, encoded by the exons ATGAACCTGACCCTGAGCCTGGGCCTGTTTCTGGCCGGCGTCCTCTCCGTGAAGGGCTTTCTGAAGCCCAGCCTCCATGGACAGAGCTTCGGATCTGTGAGCCAGGCCCAGGGGTGGCGGAGCAAGAGGATAGCCCAGGAGCTTGCCCGGCGCAACATGGATTTCGGCTTCAAGCTGCTCAAAAAGCTAGCCTCCAACAACCCCGGCCGGAACATCTTCTTCTCCCCCTTGAGCGTCTCCACGGCCTTCTCCATGCTGTGTCTGGGGGCCCAGGACTCCACCCTGGCGGAGATCAAAGAGGGCTTCAACTTCAGGGAGGTGCCCGAGAGAGACCTGCACGAGGGCTTCCACTACCTCCTGGGCAGGCTGAACCAGGAGAAGCGCGACATCAAGCTGCGAGTCGGAAACTCACTGTTCATGGACCGGAGGCTGCAGCCCCAGCAGAAGTTCCTGAGGGAGACCAAGAACCTGTACGAGGCGGAAACGGTCCCCACCGACTTCCAGAACCTGGAGCTGGCGCAGAAGCAGATCAATGAGTACGTGAGTGAGAAGACGCAGGGCAGAATCAGCCACCTCATCCGGAACATAGAGCCTGGCACGGTGATGCTTCTCACCAACTACATTTTCTTTCGAG CCAGGTGGCTACGTGAATTTGATCCCAAAGCGACAAAACAGGAAGATTTCACAGTGAGCAGGAACAGGTCGGTGCAGGTGCCCATGATGTTCCGTGGGGGCTTGTACGACGTGGGCCGGGATGAGCAGCTGGCCAGCACCGTCCTGGAGATGCCCTACGAGGGGAACATCACGGCCACCTTCATACTCCCCGACGAAGGCAAACTGAAGCTCCTGGAGGAAGGCTTGCACGTGGACATCTTCGCCAAGTGGAAGAAGCTGATGTCGCGGAG GGTGGTGGACGTGTCTGTGCCCAAGCTCCACATCCAAGGCACCTACGACCTGAAGAAGACACTGTCACACCTGGGCATCACCAAGATCTTTGAAGAGCATGGGGACCTCGCCAGGATCGTCCCGCATCACAGCCTGAAAGTGGGCCAG GCGGTGCACAAGGCCGAGCTGCAGATGGACGAGAAGGGCACGGAGGGGGCCGCGGGCTCCGGAGCAGAGACGCTACCCATGGAGACGCCGCTAAGCGTCAGGATGAACCATCCCTTCCTGATGATGATTTACGAGAAGGTCACACCTTCCATGATCTTCTTGGCAAGGGTTGCCGACCCCAGCAAGTAA